A single Candoia aspera isolate rCanAsp1 chromosome 7, rCanAsp1.hap2, whole genome shotgun sequence DNA region contains:
- the SPX gene encoding spexin gives MKRLHRWANAALALYLLASFITFSWGAPQDHFQRRNWTPQAMLYLKGAQGRRFISEESQQKALYDRLLQETNSQNVSPLTLSEAALGFLSSLQKMQNEEDNEKASKRSGYIADGLLNW, from the exons ATGAAG CGACTGCACAGGTGGGCAAATGCTGCTCTGGCCCTCTACCTTTTGGCATCATTCATAACTTTTTCCTGGGGTGCTCCTCAG GATCACTTCCAAAGAAGAAATTGGACTCCTCAGGCCATGCTGTATTTAAAGGGTGCCC AAGGCCGTCGGTTCATCTCGGAGGAGAGCCAGCAAAAGGCTCTGTATGACCGACTGCTGCAAG aaaccAACAGCCAGAATGTGAGCCCTTTAACTCTTTCTGAAGCTGCACTGGGGTTTCTTTCCTCCCTACAGAAGATGCAAAACGAAG AAGACAACGAAAAAGCTTCGAAGAGATCCGGATATATTGCTGACGGTCTATTAAACTGGTGA